The Haloplanus salinarum genome includes a region encoding these proteins:
- a CDS encoding DUF58 domain-containing protein, whose protein sequence is MPIEPDFLDELDRFEASLNQQSTAVKKGEQESPSVGEGLTFSDYRRYSPGDDTRLIDWRLYARTEEFFIKQFEEERNLTVHVLLDASASMDFGEGDQHKFEFGAKLGLGYAYLTAEEHNDFRFSLFRDRAERIDTGTATRGEVLALVDRINETDPDGDTDFEAALGEYAAGIRSRSLVVVVTDCIGDLDGLETGIASLARNEVVLVQVLSPDELDPEVAGDTIFEDLESDLTRRTYFGGRLAERYRTRVDEFADDVSGRAQDLGVTHELVGTDEDFFDAFSSVWIG, encoded by the coding sequence ATGCCCATCGAACCCGACTTCCTCGACGAGCTCGACCGGTTCGAGGCGTCGCTGAACCAGCAGTCGACGGCGGTCAAGAAGGGCGAACAGGAGTCCCCGAGCGTCGGCGAGGGGCTGACCTTCAGCGACTACCGGCGGTACTCCCCCGGCGACGACACCCGCCTCATCGACTGGCGCCTCTATGCCCGCACCGAGGAGTTCTTCATCAAACAGTTCGAGGAGGAGCGCAACCTCACCGTCCACGTCCTGCTCGACGCGAGCGCGTCGATGGATTTCGGCGAGGGCGACCAACACAAGTTCGAGTTCGGCGCGAAGCTCGGCCTGGGCTACGCCTACCTCACCGCCGAGGAGCACAACGACTTCCGGTTCTCGCTGTTCCGGGACCGGGCCGAGCGTATCGACACCGGCACGGCGACCCGCGGCGAGGTGTTGGCGCTGGTCGACCGGATCAACGAGACCGACCCCGACGGCGACACCGACTTCGAGGCGGCGCTCGGCGAGTACGCGGCCGGCATCCGCTCGCGGTCGCTCGTGGTCGTCGTCACCGACTGCATCGGCGACCTGGACGGCCTGGAGACCGGCATCGCGTCGCTCGCGCGCAACGAAGTCGTCCTCGTACAGGTCCTCTCGCCGGACGAACTCGACCCCGAGGTCGCCGGCGACACCATCTTCGAGGATCTGGAGTCCGATCTGACCCGTCGGACCTACTTCGGCGGCCGCCTCGCCGAGCGGTACCGGACGCGGGTCGACGAGTTCGCCGACGACGTCTCGGGTCGGGCACAGGACCTCGGGGTCACCCACGAACTGGTCGGGACCGACGAGGATTTCTTCGACGCGTTCTCGTCGGTGTGGATCGGCTGA
- a CDS encoding AAA family ATPase, which translates to MSEPTTDIDTLQERLGRVRQEVGKRIVGQREVLERLLVCILADGNALLESNPGLGKTTMVRTVADVTDLDFSRVQNTPDLMPSDITGTEIIRESGGEREFVFEKGPIFANVVLADEINRATPKTQAALLEAMQEKQVTAAGETYDLPRPFFVLATQNPIDQEGTYPLPEAQTDRFLLKLVLDYPSLEEERDIVNLYTEGGSTPPVQKVLSLQDLREIQSLVREVPVAEDVRDRAINLVRATREADTVDFGASPRASMGLVVTAKARAFLHGRNHVSWEDVTAMAPPVLRHRILLDFRAERQGLTTDDVIERLLDEV; encoded by the coding sequence ATGAGCGAACCAACGACGGACATCGACACGCTACAGGAACGGCTCGGACGCGTCCGCCAGGAGGTCGGCAAGCGCATCGTCGGCCAGCGGGAGGTCCTGGAACGGCTGCTCGTCTGCATCCTCGCCGACGGCAACGCCCTCCTCGAGAGCAACCCCGGCCTCGGGAAGACCACGATGGTCCGCACCGTCGCCGACGTGACCGACCTCGACTTCTCGCGGGTGCAGAACACCCCCGACCTGATGCCCTCCGACATCACGGGCACGGAGATCATCCGCGAGTCGGGCGGCGAACGCGAGTTCGTCTTCGAGAAGGGGCCCATCTTCGCGAACGTCGTCCTCGCCGACGAGATCAACCGCGCGACGCCGAAGACCCAGGCCGCGCTGCTGGAGGCCATGCAGGAAAAGCAGGTGACTGCCGCCGGCGAGACCTACGACCTTCCGCGGCCCTTCTTCGTGCTCGCGACCCAGAACCCGATCGACCAGGAGGGGACCTACCCGCTCCCGGAGGCCCAGACCGACCGCTTCCTCCTGAAGCTCGTCCTCGATTACCCCTCTCTCGAGGAGGAACGCGACATCGTGAACCTCTACACCGAGGGCGGGTCGACCCCGCCGGTCCAGAAGGTGTTGAGCCTGCAGGACCTCCGCGAGATCCAGTCGCTCGTCCGCGAGGTGCCGGTCGCCGAGGACGTCCGGGACCGGGCGATCAACCTGGTGCGGGCGACCCGCGAGGCCGACACGGTGGATTTCGGCGCCAGTCCCCGGGCGAGCATGGGCCTCGTCGTCACCGCGAAGGCGCGGGCGTTCCTGCACGGCCGCAACCACGTCTCCTGGGAGGACGTGACCGCGATGGCGCCGCCGGTCCTCCGGCACCGCATCCTGCTCGACTTCCGCGCGGAGCGACAGGGGCTCACCACCGACGACGTGATCGAGCGGTTGCTCGACGAGGTCTGA
- a CDS encoding DUF7502 family protein: MSNSTPADADAEDDPDPPPVERKLRRALTQIRREGLKVALIYAVVDAALATLLANLVVTVAGAPGLPTRLPIPGAVLDALAGVGATPAEPTVSSAAVVGAAAGLLVFLAEVGWRTRQPLVEQFAAANPSLSESLRTARDAVERDRQSRIVLRLYEDVLDQLRDASSIGLLSTRRVALVMLLVSVISIATIQLAVVDISLSGLGGPAEPEGPDGGTETEYEGLQDGSSILGEAEDVPEGSEDLEANIDTSGSGSGNGTEVDSAAYRNSGLDSSSPVESQRAGFDERERLEDAELIREYNLRIREDSESDS, encoded by the coding sequence ATGTCCAACTCGACGCCCGCCGACGCCGACGCCGAAGACGATCCCGACCCCCCACCCGTCGAGCGCAAACTCCGGCGCGCCCTGACACAGATCCGCCGGGAGGGGCTGAAGGTCGCCCTCATCTACGCCGTCGTCGACGCGGCCCTCGCGACCCTGCTCGCGAACCTCGTCGTGACCGTCGCCGGCGCTCCCGGGTTGCCGACGCGGCTCCCCATCCCCGGGGCAGTCCTCGACGCCCTCGCCGGCGTCGGCGCGACGCCCGCGGAGCCGACGGTGTCGAGCGCGGCCGTCGTCGGCGCCGCCGCCGGCCTCCTCGTCTTCCTCGCCGAGGTGGGCTGGCGGACCCGCCAGCCGCTCGTCGAGCAGTTCGCGGCCGCGAACCCCTCGCTCTCCGAGTCGCTGCGGACCGCCCGCGACGCCGTCGAGCGCGACCGGCAGTCCCGGATCGTCCTCCGGCTCTACGAGGACGTCCTCGATCAACTGCGGGACGCATCGAGCATCGGCCTGCTCTCGACCCGTCGGGTGGCGCTGGTGATGCTGCTGGTCTCGGTCATCAGCATCGCGACCATCCAACTCGCCGTCGTCGACATCTCGCTTTCCGGCCTCGGCGGTCCCGCCGAGCCCGAGGGACCGGACGGCGGCACCGAGACGGAGTACGAGGGCCTCCAAGACGGGTCTTCGATCCTCGGGGAGGCCGAGGACGTGCCGGAGGGGAGTGAGGACCTGGAGGCGAACATCGACACGAGCGGCTCGGGGAGCGGGAACGGCACGGAGGTGGACTCGGCGGCCTACCGGAACAGCGGCCTCGACTCGTCGAGCCCCGTCGAGAGCCAGCGGGCGGGCTTCGACGAGCGCGAGCGCCTCGAAGACGCGGAGCTGATCCGCGAGTACAACCTGCGGATTCGAGAGGACTCGGAGTCAGATTCATGA